The window GCGCGATGCTCGTGCAAGAGGGCTTCATGCGGTTTGTCAAGTCTTGCGCGGCGTCTCTGATCGGTCTGCAGACCCTGTCGGATGACCAGCTTCTCGACGATTACATGAACGGTGTTGGCATTGCCAAGAGCTACGACGAGACAGACAGAGCCTTGGTTGAGCGGATCACCGACATTATCAGCGAGGAGATTCACTTGCTCGAGGAAGGTTCGGACTACCTCAAAGTAGGCTCGCcgtggcagcagcagcttgcTTTCTCGGTGAAGGGATGTGCCTTGGTTGGCTTTTTGAACTGCGTGGTCCTCGGCGAAGACGCAGCCAACAATGACACTCTCCTGTCCTGGCTTGAGGAGACCCTGGTCGATGCCAACCAGATGGCATGCACGGAGCTGGCCGTGACCACTCTGAAATGCACTGCAATCCTGGCAAGGATGTCTCCCAATGGCGCATCCctgggaagaaagagtcTCCTGCGGTTCTTGATTCAAAGTGGCGTATCGACCGGGTCTGTGGTCGCCGTAGCCGCCCGATGTTTGGCTCAGGTGGTGGGAATTCTCTCCGAAGACGCTGTGATCACCACCCTTTACTCTCTGGGCAATGCGCTGAGTCCCAGTCCCAGTGCAGACAAGGATCAATTTACTCGCGAACAGAAGGATGAGAGCCTGATCTCTCTCCCTGTCGATGGAGACGAAGACACGATTACTCACAGGAATGTCGTTCATGCCATCGTGACTGTTGCAAATAGTTGTGAAGACGACAAGATTAGCGCCCTAGCGCAGTCTATGCTTCTGCAAAAAGTGGGTAAGATTAATGTGGCTGTGGATGCCTACATCATCCAGGAGACTGCCGTGCTTGCTTTAAGCAGCGGACAGGCCGAGTTCCAGCTTCTGCTCAAATTCTATACCCGAATTTATGTCGATGGGGTCAACAAAAGTTTGGACATTATTCTGGACGCAGTCCAATGTGCCATGTCGTCTCTCTCTGTGAACCTGGAGCGACATTCGCCTCTCCGCAGGATTTACCTGATTCATCTgctggagagcattgtcAACAAGGGCGATGTTCCCGATCTGGAGCCTGAACGCCAAAAAGAAATCGTTTTCGCGCCTAATGATATTACCCCTCTGTTGAAACCATTGGCATTGCTTGTCTCCTCAGGGCTGTCCGAGTCCGCAGGCGATCACGATGAATCTATCACATCTTTATTCCGCGATGCATGGttcaacatcgccatccacGGAATCTCACTCAATTCAAAAATTGCTGAGGCCCACTGGAAGGAGCTCCGACTGTTGGCGAAATACTCTCCACCATTGCTTGCTGAAGACCGTATGGAGTCTCTAGAGAGTGATGTGGAACTTAACACGGTGCTCAGACGGGGCTCGGGGCCCCAGCGAATGACAGAGCTGAAAAAGACTCTGATTTCGGAACTGCCTGGTCGTGAATCGGACATCAAGCGTCTGGACTATCCGCGAGCCATCTTTCTCAATGCCGTGCTGCTCGTTGAGAGTCTTCGTGCAGTCTCTGGGAACTGCACGAGGATACTGAGCTATTTCCTTGACCCGGTCCTAGCCACCCCGGAGATGGTCATGTGTATGAACGCTATTGCAGAAAAAGGTGTCAAATCCTACTTGTTCCTCACCCTTTCCGGAGAACATGACAATTTTTCAGCCTCGTATTTATCGAACCAACTGGCTGAGTTCCTGGTGGCATGCTGCCATCGCATTGAACGAGTTCAGAGCATCGCAGTGCTATGTGCTGACACGATCATCCGGGAATGCCCTTCTGCGCTCTGTGAGAAGCAATCCCTCTTCGCTTTGCTTGAAATATTGACCGTGATGTGGTCATCATGTCTCCAGGGAGAACTTGACGAGTTTGAATGGCAGCCATCACTAGTTTCACCTATGGGCATAGTCAGGGTGGACTTGTCTGATAACTACGCGCTGAGAAAGACAACTTTGAACCGATTCCTGGAACGAGCCAGGGCATGGGTCACGAGCATCTTGAACATCGCCCCGTTGGATGTCAAGGGGCTGCTCCAGACCTATCTCAGCGAGtacgatgatgatggcggtTACGGCCACGTTGCACTGGGTCGCTCGTTCGCTCTGGAAATGGGATCCCTCATCCCGCAAAGTGACCCCCGCCTCGGATCTATCGACCACGATAGTACCGACGTTAACGTTGCATCTGATTTTATGGCGCTGTACACAACGCGTCAAAAATATAGACGTCCGGACATGTCCCCAGGGGAGGGGCCCCCCTCTTTGAACTTTGGTCGTAAACCTGGGATGCAGCTTCTCGCGCCGTCAGCCGGGGATTTAGAGTACAAGCTCTCCCGTCTCTACGAACGAAGCATCGAGGGGATTGACATCGCTCTCACTGAAGTCAGAGATACCTTACGACAAGCCGCCGGTCTCATTTGCGGTACCAGCAAGCCTCGGCTTTCTGTCATTCACTATCTGGTCGCTTTGCCATTCCAAATATTTACAAAAGATGCGATCAAGCTGGGAGTCTCCCTTTGGCTTGGAGTCATTCATGAGAACCCGAGCACGGAGCCACGCATCCTAACAGAAGTGATTGAGGCATGGGAAAGGAGCATACAACGCCAGAAAGGGTTGTTTGATCCATCGTTTGGGTGAGTCTTTTCTTCTGGCAGGTTTCAATTCGGAATTGCTGACTATCGAAGATATATGGACCCGTTGTATTCCAATATTGAGCTTTTGCCAACAGACAAGGCTCTGATGTTgcggaagcagcagaaggcTCAGAGCACGCTTTCACCACACTTGCGCGTTCTCCAGTTCTTTGAAAGCCATTTCAGTGCTATCCGCCTGGGCAACCTGCTGGATCAACAGCTGGCCATCCGCCTAGTCACCAGCACCGCTGCGGGTCTTTTGAAGAGCAAGGGCCATCCTCTGGCCAGAGAAGTGCATTTCCGTTTCGTTCTCTTCGGACTGAGAATATTGAGGCATCTCACTCCTCGAAACAGCGGTGCGGCCTGGAAGCTCAAGGACCAGATTCTCTCAGCTGCTCTCGGTTGGTTCAAGCACCCTCCACGATGGTCTTTTGGAGGCAATCGACTGCAGATCAAATCCGAGGATAAAATTCTCGGAGATGTTTTGACTCTGTTGCGCGGCGTGGCAAACATCGCCGTGAATGGTCGCGGGTCGTACAAGTCCTTGCAGGCGAAGCAAGAGCTCGTCCAGATTTTCATCGAGAATGAACGATCACGCCTTCGAGTCTGGCTCTTTCCTCTGGAGCCTGAGAAGAAGCATAGCAGCGGAAGCAAGAATGCAGATGGACTCGCATCTTTTATCCGTCTTGCTTGGGCAGAGAGTCCAGGGTTGGCAATCCAGCTTGCCGCTCGTTTCCCCTCCGCAAAGTTGCAGGCTGACGTTCGGTGGTTGATCCTCAATTTCCCCGAAAAGGTCATTGGCGAGCCGACTGCTCTTGAGATCATGTTTGACTCGTCATTGTCCTCGGATGTTAACTTCCAGCTGAAGGTTTGTTTACTTTCCTTCATGTAGTGCCAGTTCCAGCTAATCATGAACAGTACCTGTTGTTCTGGGCGCCCGTCAACCCCACCGAAGCGCTGACCTATTTCCTGCCTGCTTACGGAAATCACCCATTCATTTTGCAGTATGCCATGCGAGCTTTGGAAAGCCATTCTATCGATGTTCGCTTCTACTTTGTTCCACAGCTGGTTCAGGCCCTCCGGTATGATGCTTTGGGTTATGTCGAGCGCTATATTCTTGAAACAGCCAAACTGTCTCAATTGTTCGCACACCAGGTGATCTGGAATATGAAAGCCAACTCTTACAAGGATGAGGAATCCCAAGTGCCAGATCCTCTCAAACCGACACTGGATCGATTCATTGAGAGTCTGATTGGCAGCTTCTCTCTCGAAGAGCGAGAGTTTTATGAAAGAGAGTTCTCGTTCTTCAACGAGATCACAGATATCTCCGGCAAACTCCGTCCATATATCAAGAAAAGcaagcccgagaagaaggagaagatcgaggaagaactgcgcaagatcaaggtggAGGTCGGGGTCTATCTTCCTAGCAACCCTGACGGCGTGGTTGTGGGCATTGATCGTAAATCGGGCAAGCCGCTCCAGAGTCACGCAAAGGCGCCATACATGGCAACTTTCCGAATCCAGAAAACACGGCCGCTCTTGGATGGCTCGAACGACTCCACGGCCGGTGCTCATGGACCGGATGATCGACCATTGACCGCCAAATCCTCGGAGACGAACCAGCAGACCTATGAGATCTGGCAATCGGCCATCTTCAAAGTGGGTGATGACTGTCGTCAGGACATGCTCGCCCTGCAGATGATCGCGGCCTTCCGaagcatcttctccagcgtTGGCCTGGATGTCTGGCTCTTCCCGTACCGAGTGACCTCCACGGCACCGGGCTGTGGTGTCATCGACGTGTTGCCCAATTCCATCTCTCGAGATATGCTTGGACGCGAGGCTGTGAACGGGCTCTACGACTACTTCGTGTCCAAGTACGGCGGAGAGGACTCCATCCGATTCCAGGAGGCCCGCACCAACTTCGTCAAGAGTATGGCGGCGTACTCTGTCATTACCTACCTCCTGCAATTCAAGGACCGCCACAACGGAAACATCATGGTCGACGATGCAGGCCACATCATTCACATTGACTTTGGTTTCTGCTTCGACATTGCACCCGGTGGCGTGCGGTTTGAGCGCGCACCCTTCAAACTGACCTCGGAAATGGTGGCCGTCATGAGCGGCACGCAGAACCCGGCGCACCACGCCAGCGGCGGCCTGCCCAGAGGTGGTCACTCGAAGGACCCAACAAACACACAGGCCTACAAGTGGTTTGAATCTTTGTCTGTCAAGGCTTTCCTGGCCGCGCGGCCATACTGCACCAAGTTGTCGCACATCGTGGCTCTGATGCTGGACAGCGGCCTGCCGTGCTTCAAGCCGGAGACCCTGAAGAACTTCCGTGACCGGttcgtgctggagaagagcgagagggAGGCCGCTGAGTACATGCGCGAACTCGTCAAGAAGTCGTACATGAGCGTCTCGACTAAGGGCTACGATCAATTCCAGCTGATGACCAATGGCATCCCGTACTAGTTAACTAATCAGTGTTcttaccttttttttctttgaAGGTTTCTTTAtttgtttttggtttttttttctttaccATGCCATAGTTAAATATATGAATGTGACTTGGTTATTGCCTTACCTACTCCACCCGCCCGACTACTG of the Penicillium psychrofluorescens genome assembly, chromosome: 1 genome contains:
- a CDS encoding uncharacterized protein (ID:PFLUO_001982-T1.cds;~source:funannotate), with product MDGVAAGIRRSALEKLATLAVNSPARDGSELERLAQQSRPTRQDGALNGVLREKAPASRVPMGIRELDVLLALSKAASSVNEPEHASRLSFQLSQYLPESHSQLFRPSPFLQSVKPSPSEALTHNLTLGLLSLATRHQSLRKIAVDAANAYLNNCAAAIKAATPFSYSKSESGGKGVVHESMTILSVAVSLVGFLDAASKFTSVWNAIEKLQIVDHMRTMLSESFMIAIETASSTIRNTSSADNAFKNWRKYTRRYAARGRPLGAMLVQEGFMRFVKSCAASLIGLQTLSDDQLLDDYMNGVGIAKSYDETDRALVERITDIISEEIHLLEEGSDYLKVGSPWQQQLAFSVKGCALVGFLNCVVLGEDAANNDTLLSWLEETLVDANQMACTELAVTTLKCTAILARMSPNGASLGRKSLLRFLIQSGVSTGSVVAVAARCLAQVVGILSEDAVITTLYSLGNALSPSPSADKDQFTREQKDESLISLPVDGDEDTITHRNVVHAIVTVANSCEDDKISALAQSMLLQKVGKINVAVDAYIIQETAVLALSSGQAEFQLLLKFYTRIYVDGVNKSLDIILDAVQCAMSSLSVNLERHSPLRRIYLIHLLESIVNKGDVPDLEPERQKEIVFAPNDITPLLKPLALLVSSGLSESAGDHDESITSLFRDAWFNIAIHGISLNSKIAEAHWKELRLLAKYSPPLLAEDRMESLESDVELNTVLRRGSGPQRMTELKKTLISELPGRESDIKRLDYPRAIFLNAVLLVESLRAVSGNCTRILSYFLDPVLATPEMVMCMNAIAEKGVKSYLFLTLSGEHDNFSASYLSNQLAEFLVACCHRIERVQSIAVLCADTIIRECPSALCEKQSLFALLEILTVMWSSCLQGELDEFEWQPSLVSPMGIVRVDLSDNYALRKTTLNRFLERARAWVTSILNIAPLDVKGLLQTYLSEYDDDGGYGHVALGRSFALEMGSLIPQSDPRLGSIDHDSTDVNVASDFMALYTTRQKYRRPDMSPGEGPPSLNFGRKPGMQLLAPSAGDLEYKLSRLYERSIEGIDIALTEVRDTLRQAAGLICGTSKPRLSVIHYLVALPFQIFTKDAIKLGVSLWLGVIHENPSTEPRILTEVIEAWERSIQRQKGLFDPSFGYMDPLYSNIELLPTDKALMLRKQQKAQSTLSPHLRVLQFFESHFSAIRLGNLLDQQLAIRLVTSTAAGLLKSKGHPLAREVHFRFVLFGLRILRHLTPRNSGAAWKLKDQILSAALGWFKHPPRWSFGGNRLQIKSEDKILGDVLTLLRGVANIAVNGRGSYKSLQAKQELVQIFIENERSRLRVWLFPLEPEKKHSSGSKNADGLASFIRLAWAESPGLAIQLAARFPSAKLQADVRWLILNFPEKVIGEPTALEIMFDSSLSSDVNFQLKYLLFWAPVNPTEALTYFLPAYGNHPFILQYAMRALESHSIDVRFYFVPQLVQALRYDALGYVERYILETAKLSQLFAHQVIWNMKANSYKDEESQVPDPLKPTLDRFIESLIGSFSLEEREFYEREFSFFNEITDISGKLRPYIKKSKPEKKEKIEEELRKIKVEVGVYLPSNPDGVVVGIDRKSGKPLQSHAKAPYMATFRIQKTRPLLDGSNDSTAGAHGPDDRPLTAKSSETNQQTYEIWQSAIFKVGDDCRQDMLALQMIAAFRSIFSSVGLDVWLFPYRVTSTAPGCGVIDVLPNSISRDMLGREAVNGLYDYFVSKYGGEDSIRFQEARTNFVKSMAAYSVITYLLQFKDRHNGNIMVDDAGHIIHIDFGFCFDIAPGGVRFERAPFKLTSEMVAVMSGTQNPAHHASGGLPRGGHSKDPTNTQAYKWFESLSVKAFLAARPYCTKLSHIVALMLDSGLPCFKPETLKNFRDRFVLEKSEREAAEYMRELVKKSYMSVSTKGYDQFQLMTNGIPY